One genomic window of Halorhabdus sp. CBA1104 includes the following:
- the truA gene encoding tRNA pseudouridine(38-40) synthase TruA: MTARRAFRIAYDGRSFHGFQRQPDVATVSDAILDALRSLDVIDETVPDWYAAAGRTDAGVSALAQTVTVEGPAWLSPAALNSALPAAIRAWASADVPADFHATHDAVEREYTYHLHAPSASLSRAKGALSALSGEHDFHNFTPDATGTVRDLTGDVERDEDFLVVAVRSDGFPRQFVRRLLTVLKAVARGIAGRERIEHLLDSDPLDGPDGVAPAPPEPLVLTDVIYPDIAFERDPDAVESARDVFDGRAIDHRTNARVGSAIADGIDD, from the coding sequence GTGACCGCGAGACGCGCCTTCCGGATCGCCTACGACGGCCGCTCGTTTCACGGCTTCCAGCGCCAGCCGGACGTGGCGACCGTCTCGGATGCGATCCTCGACGCGCTCCGATCCCTGGACGTGATCGACGAGACTGTCCCCGACTGGTACGCTGCCGCCGGTCGGACCGACGCCGGCGTCTCGGCGCTGGCCCAGACTGTGACGGTCGAGGGGCCGGCGTGGCTCTCGCCCGCCGCGCTCAATAGCGCTCTCCCGGCGGCCATCCGTGCCTGGGCGAGCGCCGACGTGCCTGCCGACTTCCACGCGACCCACGACGCTGTCGAGCGGGAGTACACGTACCATCTCCACGCGCCGTCGGCGTCGCTGTCACGCGCCAAGGGAGCACTGTCGGCGCTGTCCGGCGAACACGACTTCCACAACTTCACCCCGGACGCGACGGGCACGGTTCGGGACCTCACCGGTGACGTCGAGCGTGACGAGGACTTCCTGGTCGTTGCAGTCCGTTCGGACGGATTTCCCCGACAGTTCGTCCGGCGGCTCCTCACCGTTCTTAAGGCGGTGGCGAGGGGGATAGCTGGACGCGAGCGGATCGAACACCTGCTCGACTCTGATCCCCTCGATGGCCCAGATGGCGTCGCCCCGGCACCGCCGGAACCACTCGTCCTGACGGACGTCATCTATCCGGACATCGCGTTCGAACGCGATCCAGACGCTGTCGAAAGCGCCCGTGATGTCTTCGACGGGCGAGCGATCGACCATCGAACGAACGCCCGGGTCGGGAGCGCGATCGCCGACGGTATCGACGACTGA
- the dpsA gene encoding DNA starvation/stationary phase protection protein DpsA, producing MSSHKRVLKQEGEVEGSEGLRMDAERAEEIVEALNTDLAATYVLYHQLRKHHWNVEGAEFRDLHLFLGEAAENAEAFADELAERVQALGGVPHASGATLEAKAPVEPEDEDVYDIRTSLENDLEMYGDIIETLREHVELFDSLGDPTSAEIIRENIVHVEDDAHHIEHYLEGDTLVTPDAME from the coding sequence ATGAGTAGTCACAAACGCGTACTCAAGCAGGAAGGCGAAGTCGAAGGCTCCGAAGGACTCCGGATGGATGCAGAGCGCGCCGAAGAGATCGTCGAGGCACTCAACACGGACCTGGCGGCCACGTACGTCCTCTATCACCAACTGCGCAAGCACCACTGGAACGTCGAGGGTGCCGAGTTCCGAGACCTCCACTTGTTCTTGGGCGAGGCCGCAGAGAACGCCGAGGCGTTCGCCGACGAACTCGCAGAGCGCGTCCAGGCACTCGGTGGCGTTCCCCACGCCAGTGGCGCAACCCTGGAGGCCAAAGCGCCGGTCGAACCCGAAGACGAGGACGTCTACGACATCCGGACGTCCTTAGAGAACGACCTGGAGATGTACGGCGACATCATCGAGACGCTCCGGGAGCACGTCGAACTGTTCGACAGTCTCGGCGACCCGACCAGCGCCGAGATCATCCGCGAGAACATCGTCCACGTCGAAGACGACGCCCACCACATCGAGCACTACCTCGAAGGCGACACGCTGGTGACGCCCGACGCGATGGAGTAA
- the nadA gene encoding quinolinate synthase NadA, which translates to MQTADIDTDLSLFKYDNLSQLPPAYRDLDADQRERRIESALSELGEDVVILGHNYQRQEIVEHADFIGDSYQLSTEAAQSDAEYVLFGGVTFMAESADIITDDDQQVILPSMEASCPMAGMAEALQVDSAWAKLTAATDEEVIPICYMNSYADLKAFCAEHGGLVCTSSNAAEAFEWAFERGEKVLFLPDKHLGTNTAYDLGREDDVLVWDPWADDTDSEAIRENDVILWEGYCQVHERFRAEHIAGVREDHPDANVIVHPECPREVVEAADRVGSTADITRAVENADPGETWAIGTEIHLANHLDRWHPDVEVVPLCGDACMDCNAMRQIDPNYLLWVLEELVEGREQNVIDVDPATADRAETALDRMLEL; encoded by the coding sequence ATGCAAACAGCTGACATCGATACGGACCTCAGCCTATTCAAATACGACAATCTCTCACAGTTGCCGCCGGCGTACCGAGACCTCGATGCGGACCAACGGGAGCGTCGGATCGAATCGGCACTCTCAGAACTGGGCGAGGACGTGGTAATCCTGGGCCACAACTATCAGCGCCAGGAAATCGTCGAGCACGCCGACTTCATCGGCGACTCCTACCAGTTGAGCACGGAGGCCGCACAGTCCGACGCCGAGTACGTGCTCTTTGGCGGCGTGACGTTCATGGCCGAGTCGGCGGATATCATCACCGACGACGACCAGCAGGTGATCCTCCCGAGCATGGAGGCGTCCTGTCCGATGGCCGGGATGGCCGAGGCCCTTCAGGTCGACTCGGCGTGGGCGAAACTCACGGCCGCGACAGACGAGGAGGTCATCCCGATCTGTTACATGAATTCCTACGCCGATCTGAAGGCCTTCTGTGCCGAGCACGGCGGGCTGGTCTGTACCTCCTCGAATGCGGCTGAGGCCTTCGAATGGGCCTTCGAGCGCGGCGAGAAAGTCCTCTTCCTGCCCGATAAGCACCTCGGGACGAACACGGCCTACGACCTCGGTCGCGAAGACGACGTGCTCGTGTGGGACCCGTGGGCCGACGACACTGATAGCGAGGCGATCCGCGAAAACGACGTGATCCTCTGGGAGGGGTACTGCCAGGTGCACGAGCGCTTCCGTGCCGAGCACATCGCAGGCGTCCGGGAGGACCACCCCGACGCGAACGTGATCGTCCACCCTGAGTGCCCCCGCGAGGTCGTCGAGGCCGCCGATCGGGTCGGCTCGACGGCAGACATCACCCGCGCCGTCGAGAACGCCGATCCCGGCGAGACGTGGGCCATCGGGACCGAGATTCACCTCGCCAACCACCTCGATCGCTGGCACCCCGACGTGGAAGTCGTCCCACTGTGTGGCGACGCCTGCATGGACTGCAACGCCATGCGCCAGATCGATCCCAACTACCTGCTGTGGGTGCTCGAAGAGTTAGTCGAGGGCCGCGAGCAGAACGTCATCGACGTCGATCCGGCGACGGCCGATCGCGCAGAAACCGCACTCGACCGGATGCTGGAGCTATAA
- a CDS encoding L-aspartate oxidase: protein MTDQQTTAVLIVGGGIAGCAAALSAARKDADVTLATKARRPEDASTWWAQGGIAISRDDPEQFKQDIIDASAGTADPDAADVLVENANDAVRDVLVETLEVPFDTAESTEEAFDFGREAAHDEDRILHVDASTGSYVLERFLAFVDDHPDIRVLDDTAALDLITHEGEVRGASLESDGEVWPVFAGATVLATGGIGDLYPASTNPAGSTGDGIAMAALAGADIKDMEFVQFHPTVYVEDGETLLISEAVRGEGAVLRNGYGERFMPAYDEAAELAPRDVVARAVKRERRLSGEVLLDVSPVDFESRFPDLVEQCERRDIDWKSGIPVQPAQHFLCGGVAVDDRGRTSLDRLYAAGECAHTGVHGANRLASTSLLEGLVWGLRAGTAASGRAPAPMDVPDLDDRDPSLPDSFAREKFTRLRRVMDEAVGIERDPAELDGALSVLRRLKGEVDSYTRTRTSRSLYELRNASVVALLVARAAAENDESVGTHNLVEPDAPLAE from the coding sequence ATGACAGATCAACAGACAACTGCGGTCCTGATCGTCGGCGGTGGCATCGCAGGGTGTGCGGCCGCGCTGTCGGCGGCCCGGAAAGACGCCGACGTCACGCTTGCGACGAAAGCCCGTCGCCCGGAAGACGCCTCGACGTGGTGGGCACAGGGTGGCATCGCAATCTCTCGGGACGATCCCGAACAGTTCAAACAGGACATCATCGACGCCTCCGCAGGTACCGCCGATCCCGACGCAGCGGACGTCCTCGTCGAGAACGCGAACGATGCCGTTCGTGACGTCCTCGTCGAGACCCTGGAGGTGCCTTTCGACACTGCAGAGAGTACCGAGGAAGCGTTCGACTTCGGCCGCGAGGCCGCCCACGACGAGGATCGCATCCTCCACGTCGACGCCTCGACTGGATCCTACGTCCTCGAACGCTTCCTCGCGTTCGTCGACGACCACCCCGACATCCGCGTGCTCGACGACACGGCCGCGCTGGACCTCATCACCCACGAGGGCGAGGTCCGCGGTGCGTCCCTCGAATCCGATGGTGAGGTCTGGCCGGTCTTCGCTGGCGCGACCGTGCTGGCGACTGGCGGCATCGGTGACCTCTACCCCGCCTCGACCAACCCGGCCGGATCGACTGGTGACGGAATCGCGATGGCGGCACTGGCCGGTGCGGACATCAAAGACATGGAGTTTGTCCAGTTCCATCCCACCGTCTACGTCGAGGATGGCGAGACGCTGCTGATCAGCGAGGCGGTCCGGGGCGAGGGCGCAGTCCTCCGGAACGGCTACGGCGAGCGCTTCATGCCGGCCTACGACGAGGCTGCCGAACTCGCTCCACGCGACGTGGTTGCACGGGCAGTCAAACGGGAACGTCGGTTGAGCGGCGAAGTCCTCCTCGACGTCTCGCCCGTCGACTTCGAGAGTCGGTTCCCCGATCTAGTCGAGCAGTGTGAACGACGCGACATCGACTGGAAATCGGGTATCCCAGTCCAGCCAGCCCAGCACTTCCTGTGTGGCGGGGTCGCTGTCGACGACCGGGGGCGAACCTCTCTCGATCGACTGTACGCCGCCGGGGAGTGTGCCCACACCGGCGTCCACGGGGCCAATCGCCTCGCGAGTACGAGCCTGCTGGAAGGGCTCGTCTGGGGCCTGCGGGCCGGGACAGCAGCCTCCGGTCGTGCCCCGGCGCCGATGGACGTGCCAGACCTGGACGACCGCGATCCGTCTCTCCCCGACTCGTTCGCCCGCGAGAAGTTCACCCGGCTCCGTCGGGTCATGGACGAAGCCGTCGGCATCGAGCGCGATCCGGCGGAACTGGATGGGGCGCTATCCGTGCTCCGGCGACTCAAGGGCGAAGTCGATTCTTACACTCGCACGCGTACGTCGCGGTCTCTGTACGAACTCCGCAACGCCAGCGTCGTCGCGCTGTTGGTGGCTCGGGCTGCGGCCGAAAACGACGAGAGCGTCGGGACGCACAATCTAGTCGAACCCGACGCCCCGCTCGCGGAGTGA
- the nadC gene encoding carboxylating nicotinate-nucleotide diphosphorylase gives MLTDSTIETWLREDVGHHDVTNHLPGETAGRLVAKEAGVAAGIDAASAVFEYLDCPVESAVEDGTAIEPGDVLLSVSGPTRDVLRGERSAVNVAAHASGIATKTRQAVEQVQEVNGDVSIAGTRKTTPGLRGIEKRAVAAGGGDTHRLDLSQMAMVKDNHVAEMGLVGAVEHVREQASFATQIEAEVESPADAPRAAGAGADIVLLDNMSPQECERAVGLLAEDKHGDVLTEASGGITIETVPAYAAAGVDVISMGSLTHSADALDLSFRTDED, from the coding sequence GTGCTCACCGATTCGACGATCGAGACCTGGCTGCGCGAAGACGTTGGCCACCACGACGTGACGAACCACCTGCCGGGCGAGACAGCGGGGCGTCTCGTCGCCAAAGAGGCGGGTGTCGCGGCCGGAATCGACGCCGCGAGTGCGGTCTTCGAGTATCTGGACTGTCCGGTCGAGTCTGCTGTCGAGGACGGAACGGCGATCGAGCCAGGGGACGTCCTGTTGTCGGTCTCGGGACCGACGCGGGACGTGTTACGCGGCGAGCGCTCTGCGGTCAACGTCGCGGCCCACGCCTCGGGGATCGCGACGAAAACCCGCCAAGCAGTCGAGCAGGTACAAGAAGTGAATGGCGACGTCTCGATCGCTGGCACCCGGAAGACGACGCCGGGGCTGCGCGGGATCGAGAAGCGTGCAGTCGCCGCGGGCGGCGGTGACACCCACCGCCTGGACCTCTCTCAGATGGCGATGGTCAAGGACAACCACGTCGCCGAGATGGGACTGGTGGGTGCTGTCGAACACGTCCGCGAGCAAGCTTCCTTTGCCACCCAGATCGAAGCAGAGGTCGAATCGCCCGCGGACGCGCCCCGAGCCGCCGGGGCTGGGGCGGACATCGTGCTGCTGGACAATATGTCTCCCCAGGAGTGTGAACGAGCCGTCGGGCTTCTCGCCGAAGACAAACACGGCGACGTGCTCACGGAGGCCAGCGGCGGGATCACGATCGAGACGGTCCCGGCGTACGCGGCGGCTGGCGTGGACGTGATCTCGATGGGGTCGCTAACCCACTCCGCTGACGCGCTCGATCTCTCCTTCCGGACCGACGAGGACTAA
- a CDS encoding sulfite exporter TauE/SafE family protein encodes MSSSESHVDPGQFLKQLRAFQYREVTMALATLSVIAGSIVFFPGFGEMTSGLQSDVSATILVVFVGVAILAGAIKGMIGFGYALVATPIFATVIDPTLAVVVLAIPPWMLNMFQVGETDTGMAFIREEWLLLVLAIAGAVVGVAVLDAVETGPLVPFLIGLVVFGYVLFQLGQGFVTVEKAHHPVAMSIAGALEGFLLAIANLGPLLPAYFHTFERDTERYIGGLSMVLGAIFTVRIVQMALFTDLMTPYRLWLGSVIAVVTLVGLFIGTYLRRLEIDERRFNWFVVALLFVISLNIFRQTIPALFL; translated from the coding sequence ATGTCTTCCAGCGAGTCCCACGTCGATCCGGGTCAGTTTCTCAAACAGCTCCGGGCCTTCCAATACCGCGAGGTAACGATGGCGCTGGCGACGCTATCGGTGATTGCCGGTTCGATCGTCTTCTTCCCCGGTTTCGGGGAGATGACCAGCGGCCTCCAATCGGATGTCTCGGCGACGATCTTGGTTGTCTTCGTCGGCGTCGCGATCCTGGCCGGCGCGATCAAGGGCATGATCGGCTTCGGGTACGCACTGGTCGCGACCCCAATCTTCGCTACCGTTATCGACCCGACGCTGGCAGTGGTCGTCCTCGCGATCCCGCCCTGGATGCTCAACATGTTCCAGGTCGGCGAAACCGACACTGGAATGGCTTTTATCCGTGAGGAATGGCTGTTGCTCGTCCTGGCGATCGCTGGCGCGGTCGTCGGCGTTGCCGTCCTCGATGCGGTCGAGACCGGCCCGCTGGTGCCGTTCCTGATCGGCCTCGTCGTCTTCGGATACGTCCTCTTCCAGCTCGGACAGGGCTTCGTGACCGTCGAGAAAGCCCACCACCCCGTGGCAATGAGTATCGCCGGTGCACTGGAAGGGTTCCTGCTTGCAATTGCGAACCTCGGGCCGCTCCTGCCCGCCTACTTCCACACCTTCGAGCGCGATACCGAGCGCTACATCGGTGGCCTCTCGATGGTCCTGGGCGCGATCTTCACGGTCAGGATCGTCCAGATGGCGCTGTTCACCGACCTCATGACGCCCTACCGGCTGTGGCTGGGCTCGGTCATCGCTGTCGTGACGCTGGTGGGGCTGTTCATCGGGACCTACCTCCGGCGGCTGGAGATCGACGAGCGGCGGTTCAACTGGTTCGTGGTCGCGCTCCTCTTTGTGATATCGCTGAACATCTTCCGGCAGACGATTCCGGCGCTGTTTCTGTAG
- a CDS encoding YbjQ family protein: MEFVNTETVPGEEIDESLGIARGNTVKARNVGRDITQSIRNITGGELKAYSELLTDARDEAMERMAEDARSMGADAVVNVRLESSEIANGGSEVIAYGTAVTLK, from the coding sequence ATGGAGTTCGTCAACACAGAAACGGTCCCAGGCGAAGAGATCGACGAATCGCTCGGTATCGCACGCGGCAATACCGTCAAAGCCCGCAACGTCGGGCGGGACATCACCCAGAGTATCCGCAACATCACTGGCGGGGAGTTGAAGGCCTATTCGGAGTTGCTGACCGACGCCCGCGACGAGGCCATGGAACGCATGGCCGAGGACGCGCGCTCGATGGGTGCCGACGCCGTGGTCAACGTCCGCTTAGAGAGTTCCGAAATCGCCAACGGCGGCTCGGAGGTCATCGCCTACGGCACCGCGGTCACACTCAAGTAG